One region of Sardina pilchardus chromosome 18, fSarPil1.1, whole genome shotgun sequence genomic DNA includes:
- the mlip gene encoding muscular LMNA-interacting protein, whose product MDLEHINGSLNKASPSGPANLTPFTFVPILAKLPRKSRIILVGRKLLSAFHQNQSLEEPIKDSTDENTMDGGVYKAEFVYIGDSEENEPGDSPREMAHAKKLKASSADLIAQTPPLALPSPSPSPSPSPSTPVPALGQNSICHSSDSSPASLRATMETDPNKHEGFSFGPGRRSVSPGSDGQLDFNREPESPEDRDEFLSPATSVDLLPSLVSSSRESILSEGWDRDRSCLASPAPSSLSRAWSPCSSVRSGAFSPAVVRVTRHSLAPGASLVRMTPGDGASRSSSRAASRGTSPCPSVSPRSRHRPPPTQLSLLTAILRKGRLPVLSTVTERPYSPCWPISPVHMSSCPACRAAARVGPVLEGGVGAQDSDCDAHTPQQHSSCHHRETSEPKSLNPVGESQFLSPSDGLYGSKKSIFRSEPLKGYVASWGAEGSRLSSPTTRTFMAEKSASDPPRRVLKPVNAEIRVSPVPSPQLYTSFSRRSDSPKPSYASCCASEGPGVPSPPHHRGTACSARSENSRPASGSENDNGGNTTARPSSDKPSPPAIHVHRLSPLPRIPQLSSPRRTPTPTLTLTPTPTPLSTSVSPAPYRSAATPDRFTLSPSPLTLSRDLSPSPSFPSFPPSSTPSPTPRGRVSVSADREDKKSQPLKIKSSYKELAAIPTNTLLLEQQAIDEEVEKRENSLDPSETLSMEEARAEMCSPAQLRAQSEELYAAIDEVLEESPIPFRRPLLSPSPTMRWEDTDSMKRYTPRSSPRTVGRETKYANYHLRSPSPGEQHVTKPGVIRPTSVTSRLPIDNEEEEYIPNPFKMYQDGHPKNNPNKFASSRQGESEADGGRPSSSQSSSGGMVFGLLPPSLRLATAGNSQTGPSALTTTLAKMEMHETDI is encoded by the exons ATGGACTTGGAACATATCAACGGCAGCCTGAACAAG GCATCACCCTCAGGCCCAGCAAACCTCACCCCGTTCACCTTTGTGCCAATTCTGGCAAAGCTGCCAAGAAAGAGCAGAATCATACTTGTCGGGAGAAAATTACTGTCAGCATTTCACCAAAACCAG AGTCTAGAGGAACCCATCAAAGACTCGACGGATGAAAATACCATGGACGGGGGTGTTTACAAGGCAGAGTTTGTGTACATAGGAGACTCGGAGGAAAACGAGCCAGGAGACTCCCCTCGAGAAATGGCACATGCGAAAAAG CTGAAGGCGTCGTCCGCTGATCTGATCGCTCAAACCCCACCCTTGGCCTTACCCTCACcctcgccctctccctctccctcgccctcCACCCCTGTCCCCGCTCTCGGCCAGAACTCGATCTGCCACTCCAGCGACTCCAGCCCCGCGTCCCTGCGCGCGACCATGGAAACCGACCCCAACAAACACGAGGGCTTCTCCTTCGGGCCCGGGCGTCGCAGCGTGTCTCCGGGCAGCGACGGGCAGCTCGATTTCAACCGCGAGCCGGAGTCGCCGGAGGACCGGGACGAGTTCCTGAGCCCCGCCACGTCCGTGGACCTGCTGCCTTCGCTGGTGTCGTCGTCGCGCGAGTCCATCCTGTCCGAGGGCTGGGACCGGGACAGGAGCTGCCTGGCGTCGCCGGCGCCCTCCTCGCTGAGCCGCGCCTGGTCGCCGTGCTCGTCCGTGCGCTCGGGCGCCTTCTCCCCGGCGGTGGTCCGCGTGACGCGCCACTCGCTGGCGCCCGGCGCCAGCCTGGTGCGGATGACCCCCGGCGACGGCGCCAGCCGCTCCTCCTCGCGGGCGGCCAGCCGCGGGACGTCGCCGTGCCCGTCCGTGTCGCCGCGCTCCCGGCACCGGCCGCCCCCCACGCAGCTCTCCCTGCTGACGGCCATCCTGCGCAAGGGCCGGCTGCCCGTGCTGTCCACCGTCACCGAGAGGCCCTACTCCCCCTGCTGGCCCATCAGCCCGGTCCACATGTCCTCGTGTCCGGCCTGCAGGGCCGCCGCACGGGTGGGCCCGGTGCTGGAAGGGGGAGTCGGAGCGCAGGACTCAGACTgcgatgcacacacaccccagcagcaCAGCTCGTGTCACCACAGGGAGACGTCCGAACCCAAGAGCCTCAACCCAGTGGGAGAGTCGCAGTTCCTTTCACCGTCAGATGGACTGTACGGCTCGAAAAAATCTATTTTCCGATCTGAGCCCTTGAAGGGTTACGTGGCTAGTTGGGGCGCCGAGGGATCGAGGCTGTCATCTCCGACGACCAGGACCTTCATGGCGGAGAAATCCGCCAGCGATCCTCCGCGACGCGTCCTCAAGCCGGTCAACGCCGAGATCCGCGTCTCCCCGGTGCCGAGCCCGCAGCTGTACACGTCCTTCTCCCGACGGTCCGACTCGCCCAAGCCCAGTTACGCCTCCTGCTGCGCCTCGGAGGGCCCGGGCGTCCCCTCGCCGCCGCACCACAGAGGTACCGCTTGCTCCGCTCGCTCGGAAAACTCTCGCCCGGCCTCCGGCTCAGAGAACGACAACGGCGGCAACACCACCGCGCGGCCCTCCTCCGATAAGCCCTCGCCGCCGGCGATCCACGTTCACAGGCTGTCTCCTCTTCCCAGAATCCCCCAGCTCTCGTCCCCGCGACGCACGCCCACCccgaccctgaccctgaccccaacgcccacccctctctccacctcggTATCACCGGCCCCCTACCGCTCGGCTGCCACTCCAGACcgcttcactctctccccttccccgcTGACCCTGAGTCGCGACCTCAGCCCgtccccctccttcccctccttccccccctcctcGACGCCCTCGCCCACGCCCAGGGGCCGTGTGTCAGTCTCAGCTGACAGGGAGGATAAAAAAAGCCAG CCACTCAAGATCAAGTCGTCTTACAAAGAGCTCGCCGCCATCCCCACAAACACCCTTCTGCTGGAACAGCAG GCCATCGACGAAGAggttgaaaagagagagaattcacTGGACCCGTCGGAGACACTCTCAATGGAGGAGGCTCGAGCTGAG atgtgctcGCCCGCCCAGCTGAGGGCCCAGTCCGAGGAGCTGTATGCCGCCATCGACGAAGTCCTGGAAGAGAGCCCCATCCCTTTT CGgcggcctctcctctccccctccccgaCTATGCGCTGGGAAGACACCGACTCCATGAAG AGGTACACGCCAAGATCCTCACCAAGAACTGTGGGAAGGGAAACTAAATAT GCAAACTACCATTTGCGATCACCTAGCCCCGGCGAACAGCATGTG ACAAAGCCAGGAGTGATCCGTCCAACCTCTGTAACTTCAAGGTTACCCATTGATAATGAAGAGGAGGAGTACATCCCAAATCCTTTCAAGATGTATCAAGACGGTCATCCTAAGAACAACCCCAACAAG TTTGCCAGCTCACGTCAAGGGGAGTCTGAGGCAGATGGTGGGAGACCTTCAAGCAGCCAGTCCTCTTCTGGTGGAATGGTGTTCGGCCTGTTACCACCCAGCCTACGGCTAGCCACGGCAGGAAACTCCCAGACTGGGCCATCAGCACTCACCACCACGCTGGCCAAGATGGAGATGCATGAAACTGATATTTAG